The Acidobacteriota bacterium genome segment TTCCCCAGACGGAAAGCCCCCACGGTCACGGTCGGGCTCCAGTATTCCTGCCATCCCGGCTCGAGGCCTTCTTCCGCTCCTCTTTGCCGGATGTAATCGAAAATCCCCCGCGCCGTGGTCACACCGGGGACAACCATGCGCAGGGCGTCTTCCGTGATGGCTGCGGATCTTCGGGCCGATTTCGTGATCAATTGGATTTCCGCGGGCGTTTTTCTGTTCCAGAGGGAGATGATGATCTTTTCGGCGGAGACCACTCGTCGGGACAATTCCGGGCCCACAGCCGCATCGAAGATCATCTTCATGCCGAGTGTCAGGCCGTCCGCGACGCCTTCGTCCAGAGAATAGTTGAGGGCGATGTTGCGGGGATTCAGTCCATTCAGTTTTGCGCCGAGGAGGTCCTGGAATTCGCTGAAGGCTTTCTCCCGATTAAAGGTATAAACGAGGACTTCCGAGTAGATTCCGGTCTCCATGATGGCCTCCCGGTCACCGGTGGCGGCAATGGCCGTCCTGCCTCCGTCCCGCGTGAAAATGAAGGCCGCCGGGACCGTGACATCTTCGCCTCCGATGTATTCGACGATGGGATCGAGTTGAATTTTTCTGTCCCAGACGACATTGGTCATATCGTCGTTCGGGTCCCGTGTCAGTGTCACCCAGCAGTCGATGTCATATTCCTGCATGAGGGGGAGAAGATACAGGTCGAGCTTGTCCTTGCGGATAATGTCCCGCAACTCCACATTCGTGTGCCGGAAACCGAATTGGGCGTGAAGAGGGGGGGGCGGAACCCCGGCCGCCACAAGAAAAACGAACGACAGACCGATTGCAAAAGATCGTCTCATTGTTGATTTCCTTTCCTTATGATTTCCATTCTTTGCCCGGCTAACCGGCGGGGCTTTGGGAGCCGTTCCCCATCTACTCTTTAAGTCATTCATAATAAATCAATAAAAAGAATCGAAAAAATGTGTT includes the following:
- a CDS encoding M24 family metallopeptidase, whose protein sequence is MRRSFAIGLSFVFLVAAGVPPPPLHAQFGFRHTNVELRDIIRKDKLDLYLLPLMQEYDIDCWVTLTRDPNDDMTNVVWDRKIQLDPIVEYIGGEDVTVPAAFIFTRDGGRTAIAATGDREAIMETGIYSEVLVYTFNREKAFSEFQDLLGAKLNGLNPRNIALNYSLDEGVADGLTLGMKMIFDAAVGPELSRRVVSAEKIIISLWNRKTPAEIQLITKSARRSAAITEDALRMVVPGVTTARGIFDYIRQRGAEEGLEPGWQEYWSPTVTVGAFRLGKPPRDKVVERGDLIVINSGFLVEGHMADINKMAYVLREGEDAPPSMIQKIFDTGLRATEAAVSLIRPGATGVDIDRAARDIVVGAGFKEYGHATGHTTGVWVHGLGAILGPPWKAYGEKISMTLQKNDIYAIEPSVTVFSKEHGGNLRVHFQEMVIVEENGARYLTPPVKELMLIR